A stretch of Peteryoungia algae DNA encodes these proteins:
- the glmU gene encoding bifunctional UDP-N-acetylglucosamine diphosphorylase/glucosamine-1-phosphate N-acetyltransferase GlmU, with the protein MTRTCLAIVLAAGDSTRMKSSMSKVLHPVGGRPMIAHVMGSIAASGVSDVALVLGRDADKVEAAAKIGELTLESVLQTERLGTGHAVLMARDAIARGYDEVLVAYGDVPLITAGPLRAAREALAGGADVAVIGFHTKNPTGYGRLLVDNGELIAIREEKDATDAERAITWCNSGLMAINGHKALDLLSRIGNSNAKGEFYLTDLVEIARSLGGRAVAVDAPESELTGCNNRAELAAIERLWQERRRHELMVSGVTMIAPETVFLSHDTVIGQDALIEPNVVFGPGVTVEGGAVIHAFSHLEGAHVSAGASVGPFARLRPGANLAEGSKVGNFCEVKKAEIGRGAKVNHLTYIGDAIVGAEANIGAGTITCNYDGVNKHETRIGAGAFIGSNSSLVAPVSIGDGALIASGSVITKDVPADALAFGRAHQEMKAGRAAVIRERNLAIKAAKKAGK; encoded by the coding sequence ATGACCCGCACATGCCTTGCCATCGTCCTTGCTGCCGGCGACAGCACCCGGATGAAGTCCTCGATGTCCAAGGTGCTGCACCCTGTCGGGGGACGGCCGATGATTGCCCATGTCATGGGCTCGATCGCAGCCAGCGGGGTCTCGGATGTGGCTCTAGTGCTCGGGCGAGATGCCGACAAAGTCGAGGCGGCGGCAAAGATCGGCGAACTTACTCTCGAGAGCGTCCTGCAGACGGAGCGCCTCGGCACCGGCCATGCCGTTCTCATGGCCCGCGACGCAATTGCTCGAGGTTACGATGAAGTTCTCGTCGCCTATGGCGATGTACCTCTGATTACCGCCGGCCCGCTCAGGGCGGCCCGTGAAGCGCTGGCCGGTGGCGCGGATGTCGCGGTCATCGGCTTCCACACGAAGAATCCGACAGGTTACGGCCGTTTGCTGGTGGACAATGGCGAGCTGATCGCAATCCGCGAGGAAAAGGACGCGACCGATGCCGAGCGCGCCATCACCTGGTGCAACAGCGGCCTCATGGCAATCAACGGCCATAAGGCGCTCGATCTCCTGAGCCGGATCGGCAACAGCAATGCCAAGGGTGAATTCTACCTGACTGACCTCGTCGAGATCGCGCGTTCCCTGGGCGGCAGGGCGGTCGCCGTCGATGCGCCCGAGAGCGAACTGACCGGCTGTAACAACCGTGCCGAGCTTGCGGCAATCGAGCGGCTCTGGCAGGAGCGCCGCCGCCACGAATTGATGGTCTCGGGCGTGACGATGATCGCGCCGGAGACCGTCTTCCTCAGCCACGACACGGTGATTGGCCAGGATGCGCTCATCGAGCCGAACGTCGTGTTCGGACCCGGTGTTACCGTCGAAGGCGGCGCTGTCATCCATGCCTTCTCGCATCTCGAAGGCGCCCATGTGTCAGCCGGCGCGAGCGTTGGACCCTTCGCCCGCCTGCGTCCCGGTGCGAACCTTGCCGAAGGCTCCAAAGTCGGCAATTTCTGCGAGGTAAAAAAGGCCGAGATTGGCCGCGGCGCCAAGGTCAACCACCTGACCTACATAGGCGATGCCATTGTGGGGGCCGAGGCCAACATCGGTGCCGGCACGATTACCTGCAACTATGATGGCGTGAACAAGCACGAGACGAGGATTGGAGCAGGGGCCTTCATCGGCTCCAATTCATCCCTCGTCGCTCCCGTCTCGATTGGCGACGGAGCACTGATCGCCTCCGGCAGCGTCATCACCAAGGATGTGCCAGCCGATGCGCTCGCCTTCGGTCGCGCGCACCAGGAAATGAAGGCTGGTCGTGCCGCGGTCATTCGCGAGCGGAACCTGGCGATCAAGGCGGCCAAAAAGGCTGGCAAGTAA
- a CDS encoding UbiH/UbiF family hydroxylase gives MSHEYDIAVIGAGPAGQIAAIAMARGGRRVVLVGPEPDASDRRTTALMEQSLSMMGRLGLWQDLKARAAPLAVMQIIDGTQRLLRAPTVAFRSAEIGLEAFGYNIPNSALLETLSRAVSTEPLITRKTCAADTIQIGTDGVKIELSGEDAITAAFAIGADGRRSNTRESAGVGVKTWSYPQTAVVMNLTHTLPHQNISTEFHTESGPFTQVPLPGLRSSLVWVVTPQEAERLTALPVEQLSGEVEARMQSMLGQVTVEDGVQAWPLSGMTATRFGKGRVAFVGEAGHAFPPIGAQGLNLSLRDIAALEDILADHNSGPIAPDCGDRFDRKRRLDIASRTASVDLLNRSLLSDLLPVQMLRAAGLQVLASVAPLRNLIMQEGVAPGRSLRSLPSLLRKKVGR, from the coding sequence ATGAGCCACGAATACGACATTGCCGTGATCGGTGCCGGTCCGGCCGGCCAGATCGCCGCCATTGCCATGGCGCGGGGCGGGCGTCGCGTCGTGCTGGTGGGGCCTGAGCCGGATGCCTCCGATCGGCGGACCACGGCCCTGATGGAACAGTCCCTGTCGATGATGGGGCGCCTCGGCCTCTGGCAGGACCTGAAGGCCAGGGCCGCCCCGCTTGCGGTGATGCAGATCATCGACGGCACACAACGGCTTTTGCGCGCGCCGACCGTTGCCTTCCGCAGCGCGGAGATCGGGCTCGAGGCCTTCGGCTACAACATTCCCAATTCGGCTTTGCTCGAGACACTGTCGAGGGCTGTTTCAACAGAGCCGTTGATCACCCGCAAGACATGCGCGGCGGACACCATTCAAATCGGCACGGATGGCGTGAAGATCGAGCTGAGCGGCGAGGATGCGATCACGGCCGCCTTTGCGATCGGTGCGGATGGACGACGCTCCAATACGCGTGAAAGCGCCGGCGTCGGCGTGAAGACATGGTCCTATCCGCAGACCGCGGTCGTGATGAACCTCACCCACACGCTGCCGCACCAGAACATATCGACCGAATTCCACACGGAATCGGGTCCGTTTACCCAAGTGCCCCTGCCCGGCCTGAGATCGAGCCTCGTCTGGGTGGTGACGCCGCAGGAGGCCGAGCGTCTCACGGCGCTCCCTGTCGAGCAGCTCTCGGGCGAAGTCGAAGCGCGCATGCAGTCCATGCTCGGTCAGGTGACGGTGGAAGACGGCGTGCAGGCATGGCCGCTCTCGGGCATGACCGCCACGCGCTTCGGCAAGGGGCGCGTAGCCTTCGTCGGCGAAGCCGGCCACGCCTTCCCGCCGATCGGGGCGCAGGGGCTCAACCTCAGTCTGCGCGATATTGCGGCGCTCGAGGACATCCTCGCCGACCATAATTCGGGACCCATCGCGCCTGACTGCGGTGACCGGTTCGACCGCAAGCGCCGGCTCGACATCGCCAGCCGAACGGCAAGCGTCGACCTGCTCAACCGTTCGCTGTTGTCAGACCTGCTTCCGGTTCAAATGCTGAGGGCTGCCGGGCTGCAAGTGCTCGCAAGCGTGGCGCCCTTGCGCAATCTCATCATGCAGGAAGGCGTGGCCCCCGGGCGGAGCCTGAGGAGCCTGCCGTCGCTGTTACGGAAAAAGGTCGGGCGGTAA
- the pcsA gene encoding phosphatidylcholine synthase — MKIFNYKRVPYAEIRAFSVHILTASGSFLAFLGVVAAAEHRFVDMFWWLGLALAVDGIDGPIARKVRVKEVLPNWSGDTLDNIIDYVTYVLLPAFALYQSGMIGEPWSFVAAGLIVVSSAIYYADMGMKTDEYFFSGFPVVWNMLIFTLFVIDASATTALFAVLVSVVLTFLPISFLHPVRVKRLRTLNLAVFFLWCGFGGYALLLHFNSPPWVVTGMVLSGIYLYVIGGVLQFFPGLGRRN; from the coding sequence ATGAAGATCTTCAATTACAAGCGGGTACCCTATGCCGAGATCCGTGCCTTCTCGGTCCATATCCTGACCGCTTCCGGATCCTTCCTGGCCTTTCTCGGCGTCGTTGCGGCAGCCGAACATCGTTTTGTCGACATGTTCTGGTGGCTCGGCCTCGCGCTTGCCGTCGATGGCATCGATGGCCCGATCGCCCGCAAGGTGCGCGTCAAGGAAGTCCTGCCCAACTGGTCCGGCGACACGCTCGACAACATCATCGATTATGTCACATACGTGCTTCTGCCGGCCTTCGCGCTCTATCAGAGCGGCATGATCGGCGAGCCCTGGTCCTTTGTCGCCGCCGGTCTGATCGTGGTGTCCAGCGCCATCTATTATGCCGACATGGGCATGAAAACGGACGAATACTTTTTCTCCGGCTTCCCGGTCGTCTGGAACATGCTGATCTTCACGCTCTTCGTGATCGACGCCAGCGCCACAACGGCCTTGTTCGCCGTCCTCGTTTCCGTCGTCCTGACATTCCTGCCGATCAGTTTTCTGCACCCGGTCCGCGTCAAGCGGCTGCGCACGCTCAACCTTGCCGTATTCTTCCTCTGGTGCGGGTTCGGTGGCTATGCGCTCCTCCTGCATTTCAATTCACCGCCATGGGTCGTGACCGGCATGGTCTTGAGCGGAATCTACCTCTACGTGATCGGCGGCGTGCTGCAGTTTTTTCCCGGACTTGGGCGCCGCAACTGA
- a CDS encoding ABC transporter permease has product MTMFEAILLTIITASTPLVIAAMGELVTERSGVLNLGVEGMMIIGAVCAFIATNMTGSPYVGLLAGVASGAAFSLLFGFLTLTLVANQVATGLALTILGLGVSGMVGEGVVGVPGVKMQPIVIPLLSDIPVVGPILFAQDLFFYLSILLVAGVNWYLFKSRSGLKLRAIGDSHGSAHTLGLSVIRTRYLAVMFGGACAGLAGAQLSLVYTPQWVENMSAGRGWIALALVVFAAWRPWRLLAGGYLFGAVTIGQLHAQALGIGLPSQFLSALPYAATIVVLIIISHNRRTTLINTPACLGKPFVPDR; this is encoded by the coding sequence ATGACCATGTTCGAAGCCATCCTGCTGACCATCATTACCGCCTCGACCCCCCTCGTGATCGCCGCCATGGGCGAACTGGTGACCGAACGCTCGGGCGTGCTCAATCTCGGCGTCGAGGGCATGATGATCATCGGCGCCGTCTGCGCCTTCATCGCGACCAACATGACGGGATCCCCGTATGTCGGCCTTCTCGCGGGCGTTGCGAGTGGCGCCGCCTTTTCCCTGCTCTTTGGCTTCCTTACCCTGACGCTGGTCGCCAACCAGGTCGCGACCGGACTGGCGCTGACCATTCTGGGCCTCGGGGTATCCGGCATGGTCGGGGAAGGTGTCGTCGGCGTACCGGGTGTGAAGATGCAGCCGATCGTGATTCCGCTTCTGTCGGACATCCCGGTTGTCGGCCCGATCCTCTTTGCTCAGGACCTGTTCTTCTACCTCTCCATCCTCCTGGTGGCTGGCGTGAACTGGTATCTGTTCAAGAGCCGCTCCGGCCTGAAGCTGCGCGCCATCGGCGACAGCCATGGTTCGGCGCACACGCTGGGGCTTTCGGTCATCCGCACGCGCTATCTCGCCGTGATGTTCGGTGGCGCCTGCGCCGGTCTGGCTGGCGCGCAGCTGTCGCTGGTCTACACGCCGCAATGGGTCGAGAACATGTCGGCGGGTCGCGGCTGGATCGCGCTCGCGCTTGTCGTGTTTGCGGCTTGGCGCCCGTGGCGTCTCCTGGCAGGCGGCTATCTCTTCGGTGCCGTCACAATTGGTCAGCTCCACGCCCAGGCACTCGGTATCGGCCTGCCGTCACAGTTTCTGTCCGCGCTGCCTTATGCGGCGACCATTGTCGTGCTGATCATCATCTCGCATAATCGCCGCACGACGCTGATCAACACGCCGGCCTGCCTCGGCAAGCCTTTCGTGCCGGATCGATAA
- the glmS gene encoding glutamine--fructose-6-phosphate transaminase (isomerizing), producing MCGIVGIVGNQPVAERLVDALKRLEYRGYDSAGVATINDGKLDRRRAEGKLFNLETKLAGDPLAGNIGIAHTRWATHGVPNETNAHPHFVDGVAVVHNGIIENFSEIRDELAAEGAAFTTQTDTEVVAQLLAKYRRQGLGRREAMHEMLRHVTGAYALAVIFEDDPSTIMAARSGPPLAIGFGDGEMFLGSDAIALSPFTNRISYLHDGDWAVIGKQGAHIFDMDGNPVDRPVQISSASAYMIDKGNHRHFMEKEIYEQPEVISHALSYYVDLAEHRVRDTAAEIDFANLRGLAISACGTAYLAGLVGKYWFERYARLPVEIDVASEFRYREMPLSKDQAALFISQSGETADTLASLRYCRDNGLKIGAVVNVKESTIAREADAVFPILAGPEIGVASTKAFTCQLAVLASLAIAAGRARGTLTEDEEKQLVKSLAEMPRIMSQVLNLVQPQIEALSRDLSKFKDVLYLGRGTSYPLALEGALKLKEISYIHAEGYAAGELKHGPIALIDENMPVIVIAPFDRFFEKTVSNMQEVAARGGRIIFITDDKGAAASKLETMATIVLPSVAEIISPMVYSIPIQLLAYHTAVFMGTDVDQPRNLAKSVTVE from the coding sequence ATGTGCGGCATCGTCGGCATCGTCGGTAACCAGCCCGTGGCGGAGCGTCTGGTCGACGCGTTGAAGCGGCTCGAGTATCGCGGCTATGATTCCGCCGGTGTCGCCACGATCAACGATGGCAAGCTCGATCGTCGCCGCGCCGAAGGCAAGCTCTTCAATCTCGAAACCAAGCTCGCGGGTGATCCGCTTGCAGGCAATATCGGGATTGCCCATACCCGCTGGGCCACCCATGGCGTGCCGAACGAAACGAACGCCCACCCCCATTTCGTCGACGGCGTCGCCGTCGTCCACAACGGCATCATCGAGAACTTCTCCGAGATCAGGGATGAATTGGCCGCCGAAGGCGCCGCCTTCACCACCCAGACCGACACGGAAGTGGTCGCCCAGTTGCTTGCCAAGTATCGCCGCCAGGGTCTCGGCCGCCGCGAAGCCATGCACGAGATGCTGCGCCACGTGACGGGCGCCTATGCGCTTGCCGTTATCTTTGAGGATGATCCCTCGACGATCATGGCAGCCCGCTCCGGCCCGCCGCTTGCCATCGGCTTCGGCGATGGCGAGATGTTCCTGGGCTCCGACGCCATCGCGCTCTCGCCCTTTACCAACCGCATCTCTTATCTGCACGACGGCGACTGGGCCGTCATCGGCAAGCAGGGCGCGCACATCTTCGACATGGACGGGAACCCGGTCGATCGTCCTGTCCAGATTTCTTCGGCCAGTGCCTACATGATCGACAAGGGCAACCATCGTCACTTCATGGAGAAGGAAATTTACGAGCAGCCGGAGGTCATCTCCCACGCGCTCTCCTACTACGTGGATCTCGCCGAGCACAGGGTGCGTGATACGGCGGCTGAAATCGATTTCGCCAACCTGCGCGGTCTTGCCATCTCCGCCTGCGGCACGGCCTATCTGGCGGGCCTCGTCGGAAAATACTGGTTCGAGCGCTATGCCCGCCTGCCGGTCGAGATCGATGTCGCCTCCGAATTCCGCTATCGCGAGATGCCGCTCTCGAAGGATCAGGCCGCTCTCTTCATCTCCCAGTCTGGCGAGACCGCAGACACGCTCGCTTCCTTGCGCTACTGCCGCGACAACGGCTTGAAGATCGGCGCCGTCGTAAACGTCAAGGAATCGACGATCGCGCGCGAAGCGGATGCCGTCTTCCCAATTCTGGCAGGGCCCGAAATCGGCGTTGCATCGACCAAGGCATTTACGTGCCAGCTCGCCGTTCTCGCTTCGCTGGCGATTGCCGCCGGCCGCGCGCGTGGCACCTTGACCGAGGACGAGGAAAAACAGCTCGTGAAGAGCCTGGCCGAAATGCCGCGCATCATGAGCCAGGTGCTGAACTTGGTGCAGCCGCAGATCGAGGCGCTGTCGCGCGATCTCTCCAAGTTCAAGGACGTGCTCTATCTCGGCCGCGGCACCAGCTATCCGTTGGCGCTCGAAGGGGCACTCAAGCTCAAGGAAATCTCCTATATCCACGCAGAGGGTTATGCTGCCGGCGAACTGAAGCACGGCCCGATCGCCCTGATCGACGAGAACATGCCGGTCATCGTGATTGCACCCTTCGACCGCTTCTTCGAAAAGACCGTGTCGAACATGCAGGAAGTGGCAGCCCGTGGTGGCCGTATCATCTTCATCACCGACGACAAGGGGGCTGCCGCCTCGAAGCTGGAGACTATGGCGACAATCGTGCTGCCATCGGTGGCGGAAATCATCTCCCCCATGGTCTATTCGATCCCGATCCAGCTGCTCGCCTACCACACGGCCGTCTTCATGGGCACGGATGTCGACCAGCCGCGCAACTTGGCCAAGTCGGTCACGGTCGAGTGA
- a CDS encoding FadR/GntR family transcriptional regulator produces MRKDEVRDLRVVTNLRTSHARVVDQLGLAIVGGQFAIGEPLPGDSELESQFDVSRSVLREAMKTLTAKGLVVAKSRVGTRVTDRCHWNLIDEDVLRWHFKAGVTREFIDYLYDVRLVFEPASAAYAALRATPEDCAELRRYANLLGAKDLDWQSQVEADLRFHVLLVLAGANPFLESMIGFLKAALDGAFTLAFDPKLAGRGETIIDTHLAIVDAIEQKDADAARAATEKVVQLGRITALRAVDASTNRT; encoded by the coding sequence ATGCGCAAGGATGAAGTTCGGGATCTGAGGGTCGTAACAAACCTTCGCACCAGCCATGCGCGGGTGGTGGATCAGCTCGGCCTGGCAATCGTCGGCGGGCAGTTCGCCATCGGCGAACCGCTGCCCGGCGACAGCGAGCTGGAATCCCAGTTCGACGTGTCGCGTTCCGTCTTGCGCGAGGCCATGAAGACGCTGACCGCCAAGGGCCTGGTCGTCGCGAAGTCACGTGTCGGAACGAGGGTGACGGATCGCTGCCATTGGAACCTGATCGACGAAGACGTGCTTCGCTGGCATTTCAAGGCCGGCGTGACCCGCGAGTTCATCGATTATCTCTATGACGTCCGCCTGGTCTTCGAGCCGGCCTCGGCGGCCTATGCCGCGCTGCGGGCAACGCCCGAGGACTGCGCCGAATTGCGACGCTACGCAAACCTGCTCGGCGCCAAAGACCTCGACTGGCAGAGCCAGGTGGAGGCTGACCTGCGCTTCCATGTGCTGCTGGTCCTGGCCGGTGCCAACCCCTTTCTCGAAAGCATGATCGGCTTCCTGAAGGCGGCTCTTGACGGCGCATTCACGCTGGCCTTCGACCCGAAACTCGCAGGGCGGGGCGAGACAATCATCGATACCCATCTGGCAATCGTTGATGCAATCGAGCAGAAGGATGCAGACGCCGCACGGGCTGCGACGGAGAAGGTCGTTCAGCTCGGCCGCATCACGGCCCTGAGGGCCGTCGACGCGTCCACCAATCGGACCTGA
- a CDS encoding ABC transporter ATP-binding protein, protein MRVQGGPVPQQSPEGDKPLLTVRGLTKLFGSFKACDGIDLDVGHGEIHALLGENGAGKSTLVKMLFGILAPSAGTIGWEGLDREIANPAAARHLGIGMVFQHFSLFEALTVAENIALSLDEKISISDLAEKAAELSVAYGLPLDPYAHVADLSVGERQRIEIVRALLQNPKLIILDEPTSVLTPQEADKLFETLFKLKAEGRSVLYISHRLEEVQRICDRATVLRHGKVTGTCDPRQETPASLARMMVGADVAGVEKAEPPSDGAVQLQVMDLSVSPRTPFAMPLKNVSITVKAGEILAIAGVAGNGQSELFDALSGEYAVENPDAIRLRGKSVGRLGINERRLLGAGFVPEERHGHAAIPAMSLSENLFLSRNASDRSAYLSGGRIGLIRHGLVQQAARRISEMMDVRKSGDDPAAGSLSGGNLQKFIVGRELDRQPSVLVVNQPTWGVDAGAASRIRQALVDLAKAGSAVVVISQDLDEIFEVATAIAAISEGKLSDAYPASTMTRERIGILMGGVHGLQTAPEAAHAH, encoded by the coding sequence ATGAGAGTGCAAGGGGGACCTGTGCCGCAACAATCGCCAGAGGGTGACAAGCCGCTATTGACCGTGCGGGGCCTCACGAAGCTGTTCGGCAGTTTCAAGGCCTGCGACGGCATCGATCTCGATGTCGGCCATGGCGAGATCCATGCGCTTCTCGGCGAGAACGGCGCGGGCAAGTCGACCCTCGTCAAGATGCTCTTCGGCATCCTCGCGCCGTCCGCCGGCACGATTGGCTGGGAAGGGCTTGATCGGGAGATCGCCAATCCGGCCGCGGCGCGGCACCTCGGTATCGGCATGGTATTCCAGCATTTTTCGCTGTTCGAGGCGTTGACCGTCGCCGAGAACATTGCGCTCTCGCTCGACGAGAAGATCTCGATTTCCGATCTCGCGGAAAAGGCGGCGGAGTTGTCGGTCGCTTACGGTTTGCCGCTCGACCCCTACGCTCATGTGGCCGATCTCTCCGTCGGCGAGCGCCAGCGCATCGAGATCGTTCGGGCGCTGTTGCAAAACCCGAAACTGATCATCCTCGACGAGCCGACTTCGGTCCTGACGCCGCAAGAGGCAGACAAGCTCTTCGAGACACTGTTCAAGCTGAAGGCGGAAGGACGCTCGGTTCTTTATATCAGCCACCGCCTGGAAGAAGTGCAGCGCATCTGTGATCGCGCCACGGTGCTTCGCCACGGCAAGGTGACGGGCACCTGTGATCCGCGCCAGGAAACGCCGGCTTCGCTTGCCCGCATGATGGTCGGCGCCGATGTGGCTGGCGTCGAAAAGGCGGAACCACCCTCGGACGGCGCCGTCCAGCTTCAGGTGATGGATCTCTCCGTCAGCCCGCGCACGCCATTTGCGATGCCATTGAAGAACGTCTCTATCACGGTGAAGGCAGGCGAGATCCTCGCCATTGCAGGTGTCGCCGGCAACGGGCAAAGCGAGTTGTTCGATGCCTTGTCCGGCGAATACGCGGTGGAGAACCCTGACGCGATCCGCCTGCGCGGCAAGTCGGTTGGACGTCTCGGCATCAATGAGCGCCGCCTGCTCGGCGCGGGCTTCGTCCCCGAGGAGCGCCATGGCCATGCGGCGATCCCGGCGATGAGCCTTTCGGAAAACCTCTTTCTTTCACGCAATGCCTCCGATCGCTCGGCCTATCTCTCGGGCGGCAGGATCGGCCTGATCCGCCACGGCCTCGTTCAGCAGGCGGCGCGGCGGATCTCGGAGATGATGGATGTGCGCAAGAGCGGCGACGATCCGGCAGCGGGCTCGCTCTCGGGCGGCAACCTGCAGAAATTCATCGTCGGCCGTGAACTCGATCGCCAGCCCTCCGTTCTCGTGGTCAATCAGCCGACCTGGGGCGTCGATGCCGGGGCTGCAAGCCGTATCCGCCAGGCACTTGTCGATCTTGCCAAGGCGGGTTCGGCGGTCGTCGTGATCAGCCAGGATCTCGATGAAATCTTCGAGGTCGCGACCGCAATCGCGGCCATCTCCGAAGGCAAGCTCTCGGATGCCTATCCGGCCTCGACCATGACCCGAGAGCGCATCGGCATCCTGATGGGAGGCGTTCATGGTCTCCAGACTGCCCCGGAGGCCGCCCATGCGCATTGA
- a CDS encoding BMP family ABC transporter substrate-binding protein: MKNILLALAASAAAIVGVAAPAAAQDKTKVCFVHVGSKTDGGWTQAHDIGRQQLQEHFGDKIETPYLENVPEGPDAERAIERMARSGCAMVFTTSFGFMDATLKVAEKFPDVKFEHATGYKTADNVATYNSRFYEGRFINGQIAGKISKTGVAGYIASFPIPEVVAGINAFLHGARTVNPEFKLKVIWVNTWFDPGKEADAAKALFDQGVDVLTQHTDTTAPMQVAEERGLKAFGQASDMIAAGPTAQLSAIVDTWAPYYIKRTQAVLDGTWTSVQTFDGLKDGILSMAAYTNMPDDVKEMAMDSEAKIKSGELKPFTGPINKQDGSAWLKEGESADDGTILGMNFYIEGVDDKLPQ; this comes from the coding sequence ATGAAAAACATCCTCCTCGCGCTTGCTGCTTCGGCAGCCGCCATCGTCGGCGTCGCGGCGCCGGCAGCAGCCCAGGACAAGACGAAGGTCTGCTTCGTCCACGTGGGCTCCAAGACCGACGGTGGCTGGACCCAGGCCCACGACATCGGCCGCCAGCAGCTGCAGGAGCATTTCGGCGACAAGATCGAAACGCCTTACCTCGAAAACGTTCCGGAAGGCCCGGATGCCGAGCGTGCGATCGAACGCATGGCCCGTTCCGGCTGCGCCATGGTCTTCACAACCTCCTTCGGCTTCATGGACGCGACGCTCAAGGTCGCCGAAAAGTTTCCGGACGTGAAGTTCGAACATGCGACCGGCTACAAGACCGCCGACAATGTCGCCACCTACAACTCGCGCTTCTATGAAGGCCGCTTCATCAACGGCCAGATTGCCGGAAAGATCTCGAAGACCGGCGTTGCCGGCTACATCGCCTCCTTCCCGATCCCGGAAGTCGTTGCGGGCATCAATGCCTTCCTGCACGGCGCGCGTACGGTAAACCCCGAGTTCAAGCTGAAGGTGATCTGGGTCAACACCTGGTTCGATCCGGGCAAGGAAGCTGATGCCGCCAAGGCTCTCTTCGACCAGGGCGTCGATGTGTTGACACAGCACACCGATACGACAGCCCCGATGCAGGTCGCCGAAGAGCGTGGTCTCAAGGCTTTCGGTCAGGCTTCCGACATGATCGCCGCCGGCCCGACCGCGCAGCTCAGCGCCATCGTCGACACCTGGGCGCCTTACTACATCAAGCGGACCCAGGCCGTTCTCGACGGCACCTGGACCTCCGTCCAGACCTTCGATGGCCTGAAGGACGGTATCCTGTCGATGGCGGCCTATACGAACATGCCTGACGACGTGAAGGAAATGGCTATGGATAGCGAAGCCAAGATCAAGTCGGGTGAACTGAAGCCCTTCACCGGCCCGATCAACAAGCAGGACGGTTCGGCCTGGCTGAAGGAAGGTGAGTCTGCGGATGACGGCACGATCCTCGGCATGAACTTCTATATCGAAGGTGTAGACGACAAGCTTCCGCAGTAA
- a CDS encoding ABC transporter permease → MRIELERRSRQSNLFAIVSPLLALALTVFFGGIMFMLLGKDPVSALYSFFIEPLLEVWSLHELAVKAAPLILIGVGLSVCYRSNNWNIGAEGQFIAGAIVGSILPITFYEWSSPLLLPLMLVMGAIGGAAYAAIPALLKTRFNTNEILTSLMLVYIAQLLLDWLTRGIWKDPAGYNFPQSRSFVSEAVLPEILSSGRAHLGIVFALVAAVAVWFMLRYTLKGFQVVVLGQSERAGRFAGFSSRKMVWFSMMFSGALAGLAGIAEVSGSIGHLQPTISPGYGFTAIIVAFLGRLNPLGIIASGFVLALTYLGGEGAQLSIGVSDKVTRVFQGLLLFFVLSCDTLILYKVRLVFDRARNASAKGA, encoded by the coding sequence ATGCGCATTGAGCTCGAACGCCGGTCCCGTCAATCGAACCTTTTCGCCATTGTGTCGCCGCTTCTTGCGCTGGCGCTCACGGTCTTCTTCGGCGGCATCATGTTCATGCTGCTCGGCAAGGACCCGGTCTCGGCCCTGTACAGTTTCTTCATCGAGCCATTGCTGGAGGTCTGGTCGCTGCACGAGCTCGCGGTCAAGGCTGCACCCTTGATCCTGATCGGTGTAGGTCTCTCCGTCTGCTATCGCTCGAACAACTGGAACATTGGCGCTGAAGGTCAGTTCATCGCGGGCGCTATCGTTGGTTCCATCCTGCCGATCACCTTCTATGAATGGAGCTCACCGCTGCTCCTGCCGCTGATGCTGGTCATGGGCGCGATCGGTGGTGCCGCCTATGCCGCGATCCCGGCGCTGTTGAAGACGCGCTTCAACACCAACGAGATTCTGACCAGCCTCATGCTGGTCTATATCGCCCAGCTCCTCCTCGACTGGTTGACGCGCGGCATCTGGAAGGATCCGGCGGGCTATAACTTCCCGCAGTCGCGGTCCTTCGTGTCCGAAGCCGTCCTGCCGGAAATCCTGTCGTCCGGACGCGCCCATCTCGGCATCGTTTTCGCCCTGGTGGCCGCCGTCGCCGTCTGGTTCATGTTGCGCTACACGCTCAAGGGCTTTCAGGTCGTGGTGCTTGGACAGTCTGAACGGGCGGGGCGTTTTGCCGGCTTTTCGTCGCGCAAGATGGTCTGGTTTTCGATGATGTTCTCCGGCGCCCTTGCTGGTCTCGCCGGCATAGCGGAAGTCTCGGGCTCGATCGGCCACTTGCAGCCGACCATCTCGCCGGGCTACGGCTTCACCGCCATCATCGTCGCCTTTCTCGGCCGCCTCAACCCGCTCGGCATCATCGCATCCGGCTTCGTGCTGGCCTTGACTTATCTCGGTGGCGAGGGAGCGCAGCTGTCGATCGGTGTCTCCGACAAGGTGACGCGCGTCTTTCAGGGCCTGCTGCTCTTCTTCGTGCTCTCTTGTGACACCCTGATCCTCTACAAGGTGCGCCTTGTCTTCGATCGGGCCCGCAACGCGTCGGCAAAGGGGGCATGA